The Microbulbifer sp. TB1203 nucleotide sequence AACATCCAACTTTTCGCGAAACCAGTCCAACAGATGGACCTGCACCCAGTCGAACTTGGGCGTTTTCAGGATACGGCCGTAGTCGGGCGAGGCCGGATTGTTATCCACCGGCCCGAAGCTGGCGATCCCCATTGCGCCCAAGGGGCCGCGCGCCGCGCGCGCGTCGTGAAAAAATGCCAGCACTTCCTCCAGGGTGCGTTGCGGTTTTCCGGTGGAAATGCGGGCGGACGCGAGAATCGTGTGAGGGTCGCGGGCCACCACGCAGTTGAAGTTGGTTCCGCCCGCTTCCAGGCCGGCCAGCAGCGGTGCATTTTGAGCAACCTGTAACATGGTGAAAAAGACCCCGAAAATCCTGTTGAGAGTATATGGTGGAAAAAAACCGGGCACTTGGGGTGTGCCCGGACCAAGCGGTGGTATCAAACAGAGACAAACTCAGAATTCATACTTGAACGTCACCGAACTGGTGCGGCCGTTGATGGAGCGGGCGCGGATAATACCGTTCTCGGTCATCGAGCCCTCTTCCGCCTCGGTGAGCCCCTCCTCGTCGAAAAGGTTGTTCACGTTCAGGCTGACGGAAACCGCGGGGGTGATGAAATAATTGGCGAACAGGTTGGCCTGGGTATAGGCATCGAATTTCAGGTCGTTATTGTCCTGCGCATAGGCGTCGCTGGTGCCGATGATATTTACCCCCACACTGTAGCGGTCGGTGGTGTAGGACGGCGTCAGCGCGTAGATCCAGTCCGCCTGGCGGCGTGGGGTGTTGCCCACCAGCGACGGGTTCAGCTTGTCGCTGGCGATCTCGGCGTCGGTCCAGGTCACGCTGCCGGAGAGGTTGAAATCGCCCATTTGATAGGAGCCTTCGAACTCCACGCCCTGCGCCTTGTAGTCGCGATCGAAGAACGTCTGGGTTGTGGCCTCGAAATTCTGCTCCTCGGTTTCCGCGTAGAAGGCGGTTACGAACAGGCCCAGGTTGTCGCGCCGGTATTTCACCCCGGTCTCCACCTGGTCCACTTCGTCCACCGCGGCGTCGTCGTCCAGGAGGCCGCCGTCGGGCAGCACGTTGGGGCCGAACAGCAGGCGGTCGGCGTTGGCGCGGCCGCCGTGGCTGAGGCGCCCGAACACAGCCAGGTCCTCTGTGAGCAGATAGTTGGCGCCGACGGAGTAGGAGGTGTAGCTCCAGTCGTAGTCCACCGGCAGGGCGTTTTCGTTGTCCACGAAAGACACGCTCTGTTCCGGCACCGAGATTGTGCCGTCGCCGTTCACGTCCACATCGACCATTTGCACGGTGCCGGCGTAGGAGCCGTTGGCGCTGCCGCTGTCGTGTCGCAGGCTGGCGTCCAGGGTGAGGTCGCCCAGCAGCCACTCGAGGGAGACGTAGGGCGCGCGGATATCGTATTCGGTGTCGTAATTGCGCGTGCAGCAATTGCCCCAGAAGGGCACCCCGTAGGCGAGCAGGCCGTTATCGGTTTGCAGATTGCCGTCGGCGTCCGCTACGTCCAGCAGAGCCGCCTTGTCACCTTTGACCTCCATCAGGTAGGAGTTCCACAGCCAGGACATGTCGATGGTCTGGGAGGCCGCGTAATAGCCGAAGGTCAGGGTGGCGCTGTCGAAGGATTTGCTGATCTTGAGATCGTTGGTGTAGCTGCCGAAGTCGTTGAACTCGACATCGAACAGGTGCATGCGCATCGCCAGGCCGTTGCCGTTGAGGGCGCCGGGATCGGCAATTGCGGTGCCGGCCTGGGAGCCGTTGGCGTAAACCAGGCTGGCGCCGGCCCCGCCGATGGATTCGGCGATGCCCTGGGCGTCGCCGATCTCCGCCGGGAAGGGGGTGTTGAAGCCGCCGTCCACAAAGGCCTTGCGGAAGCGGTCGGTCACCGTCCAGCTGTCCCCCAGGTCGAAGGACAGTTCAGTACCCACGGCGGTGTAGACGGGGTGCATGCCGTCAGTGATATCACTGCGGCGGGTGTTGCCGTCGTCGCCGATGCCGAGATTGGTTTTCAGCAGCGGCGTCTGCAATGTGTCCTCGAGGATGTCGTAGCCGGTGATGGAGCCGCCGCCGGCCCTGGCGGGCATGGGCATGTAGCTGACGGCCTTGTCGTCCAGGTGCTTGAAGTAGACCCGCGCGTAACCGTTGTCGAATTCGCGGGTCAGGTTGGCCTTGATCTGGCCGCCGGAGTTGCCGGTGTAGCCGGCGTCGCGGGGGCCGTCGCCCTCGCGGTAGAAGCCGCCGACGTGATAGCGCCAGCCATCCGCCAGGGGGCCGCCGTATTCGAAGTCGGTGCGCACGCTGTCGTAATCCAGACCGACGGTGGCGCTGGCGCTGCCGATGGCCTCCTCGCCGGTCTTGCTGATCACGTTGATCACGCCGCCCGGTGAGTTGGAGGCAAAAGTGGAGGCGGAGCCGCCGCGGATGGATTCCACCCGGCCGACAGTGGAGTCGAGACGCAGAAAGATATCGGCGTTGCCGAAGGCGATATCGCCAAACTGCATCACCGGCAGACCGTCCTCCTGCAGCTGCAGAAACTTGGCGCCGCCGGAGGCCACCGGCAGGCCGCGCACGGCGATGTTGGCATTGCCCTCGCCACCGGACGCCTCGGCGCGAATACCGGGGATATTGCGGAAAGCCTCGGCGGTGGAGCGGGGCGCATAGTTGGCCAGGTCGTCGGTATTCATTGAGCTGACCGAGGTGCTGGACTCCATCTTGGACACGGGCCGGGGACTGGCGGTGACCATCACCTCTTCCAGTTCCAGCAGGTCATCGGCCAGGGCCGGCTGCACGAGGGCACCGGCGACGGCCAGGGCCAGCAGGCGGGGGGCAAAAGGATTGCGGGCGCGGGAGTTTCCTCCCCGGCGAACTGTTTCTTGTTCTCTCATCGTTATTCTCCTCAAGGATCTCTTTATCGTTGTAAATCCTTGCCCGCGCGGGTGGCGGACGGACCGGTGGTGTGCCGGTTTTATTAATTAAATCACTGTTATTTAATAAGTGCAATACACTAGATTGCTTGAACCCAAGAGCAGAAGTTAGTCGCCGGCCACAGACAGTTGGCCGTCCGCCCCCTGCGCGATCGGCAGCGGGTCGCTGACCCCGCCCACGAACTGCCCTTCGCCGTCGAGGTTCCGAAACGCCATCAAGTACCAGTTCCCATCCGGCCCCTCGACCACCCGGCCGGCGTAGAGACTGCCCCGGGCATCCGCGCCGAGGAATCCCGAGCCCTCGGTGTGGAAGGGGCCCAGGGGGCCGTCGCCGGGGAAGTACTTCAGTCCGGTCAGCGGGGTGACGCCCTCTGCCAGGTGCGCCCGGCTGTGGTATTTCACCGAGACCGAGCAGAACAGATAGTGACGGCCGCCGATGCAGGCCACCTGCGGCACTTCCATCTCGCCGTACCAGCCGGGCGCGAACAGCGGCGGCCCCGCCTGCCAGTGGATCAGGTCGGTGGAACTGGCGTAGCCCACGGCGCCGCGCCCGTCCGGCGCGCCGGTATTGGCGCGGCAGGTAAGCAGCATGTGATAGAGCTCGCGATTGGCGTCCTTGAACACCCAGGGATCGCGCCAGGACTGGTCGTGCCAGTGATCCAGGTTGAGGGTGTCGTACCAGCGCGGGTCGGTTTCCAGCACCGGGCTGGCCGGGTGCTTATGCCAGTGCATCAGGTCGTCCGAGGTGGCGAGGCAGACCCGCTGGATCAATCCCTTCTCCGATTGGCGGGTGCCGGTGTAAAACATAAGCCAGCGGTCGCCGTCGCGGATAACACTGCCGGTCCAGGTGGTTAGGGAATCGGCGGGCTCTTCCGGCTGGAACTCGGGGGAGGAGGGGGCGAGGGCATCGGGCAGGGGCGTCCAGTGGCGCAGGTCCTGTGATATCGCATGACCGACATTGACGTTCCAGTGCCGCAATTCAGGGTCGCCGAGAGCGCGGTCCGCCTGCAGGTAAAACAGGTGATAGTCCTCCCCGTCTTTTGCGAACCAGAAATCCCAGATCCACTTGTCTTTCAGATCGAGCGCCATTGCATTTTCCTCGGGTAACTACTCCCCCTCGCCGGAGAGGGGCTGGTGGCGGCCCTGCTACCGGGGGAAGTTTGCGGGACACGCTGTGAATACTTCCCTGTACGCTCGTAATCGACATCCCTGTCTCATACGGTCCCGCAAACTTCCCCCGGCATCAGGTCCTTCGCATCTAACTTCGGTATTCTTTTCGTGGCGGAGGAGTAGGTAGTTTCTTCCTCAGTTTGTAGGATGGGCAAAGCGGAGCGTGCCCATCAAGGCCGTGGGCACGTCGCTGCGCTCCTTGCCCATCCTACGAGGGAGAGGGGCTCTTACACCGACACGCGCTCCGGCACCCCGCCTTTTAACAGCACCGTCTTATCCGGTGCGAAATTCGAATAGAAGGGCAGTATGGCGCCGCCCACTGCTACGGCGTCCGCCCCCAGGGCCCCGGCGCGGATCACCGGCACGAACAGGTCCGCCTGGGCCGCCTGGCGCATACGGCGCGACACCATGCCCACCAGTTCGTCCAGCAGGTAACGCGGCAGCACCGCGTCGATCACAATGGCCTGCAAATCCAGGATGCCCACCGCCGACAAGAGCGCGAACACCAGCGCATCGGCGCAGTCTTCCATCCACTCCTGCACCAGGGGGCGGGCGGTATCCATTACCGTTTCCAGGTCCGACACAAAGGCCAGGTCGATACCGTGGGCGTTCAGGTGCCGGCGCAGGCCGAACAATGACGCGCGGTTGTAGAGCGCATCGAAAGGACCGGCCGGCGCCGGTACTGAATCCAGACCGGATCGGGGCACCGGCATGGAGGCCAGGGCGCCGGCGTTGCCGTGCACGCCCGGCTCCAGGTTGCCGTTTAGTATCAGTCCGCCGCCGATAAAGGTCCCCAGGTAGACGTAGAGGAAATTGTCCTCCCCGTCGCCGAACTGCTGTTCGGCCGCCGCCGCCGCCGAGCAGTCGTTCTCGAAAAATACCGGAAGGCTGGTGCGCGCCTGCAGTTCTTCGGCGAAGTTGACTTCCTCCCACTCGCGCACCCGTTCGGGACTTATTTCCAGCTCGCGGCTCCAGGCCCCCATAAACCAGGGCATGGCCACGCCGACCCCCATCAGCTTGCGGGTCTCCTGAGGGCTGAGCTTCGCGACCAGTTCCGCCATTCCGCTTTCGATGTGTTCGAGGACAAACGCCGGCCCCGGCATCTCCCGCTCATATTCCAGCTTGTGCAGTATCCGCCCGCCGAAATCCATCAACAGCACCTCGACGCCGCGCCGCCCCACTTTGACTCCGATGGCGTAGGCACCGCGCGGGTTGAGGGCGTAGAGTGTGGAGGGCTGGCCCTTGCCGCCCAGGCGGCGGCCTTCCCGCAGCACCAGTCCGGTCTCTTCCAGGTCGTCGACGATCCTCGTCACCGCCTGGGCGGTCAGGTTGGCCGACCTGGCCAGGTCCGATTTGGACGCCGTCCCCCGCTGCCGCAACGCGGCCAGCAACACCCTTTCGTTATAGCGGCGCAAACCGCTGGAATTGCTTCCCCTGCTCATGCTTCAGTCTCCCGGTCGCTCTGGCCGTGGTGCGCACAAAAATTCAGTTTAAGGGTGGATTGGAGAGCTTTCAATTGGTTTAATCCGGGGCGTTTCGCAATGTAACTCTTTGTTATTGGGGGAATTTTTCGCCCTCTCCGGAATTCATTGATTTATTAAACCACTGTGAATTATTATTGTAAAATAAAATCGATGACGCGGTGGCCAATGGCCGGTCGCACAGTGGAATAACCATAAGAAACCATGAAACCATAAGAAGAGTTGACGAGATGATTGAGAGTACCGCGGACCTGGGCCTGCACGGCATTGACCTCACCATCGTCGGTGTATACTTCGTTGCCACCATTGCCATCGGTCTCTACCTGAGCCGTAAACACGACAACGCCGAGGACTATTTCCTCGCCGGCCGCGCCATGCTGTGGCCGTTTATCGGCCTGTCCCTGTTCGCCTCCAATATCTCCAGTACCACGCTGATCGGCCTGGCGGGCGATGCCTACAGCAGCGGCATCGCGGTCTACAACTACGAGTGGATGGCTGCGGTGGTGCTGGTGTTTTTCGCGGTGTTCTTCCTGCCGGTGATCCTGCGCACCGGCCTCTACACCATGCCGGAAATGCTCGAGCGGCGCTTCGATTACCGCGCGCGGCGCTACTTTTCCGTGCTGACGATCTTTCTCAATATTGTCGTGGACACCGCCGGCAGCCTCTACGCCGGCGCGCTGGTGCTGAAACTGATCTTCCCGGATTTCCCCATCTGGCAGATGGTCGCCCTGTTGGCGATAGTCGCGGGTATTTACACCATCAGCGGCGGGCTTGCGGCGGTGATGTACACCGATACCATCCAGGCGGTGCTGCTGGTGGTCGGGTCGGTGGTGATTACCATTTTTGCGCTGGACAAGGCCGGCGGCTGGGAGAATGTGCTGGCCCAGGTCTCGGCCGACAAACTCAGCCTGGTCCGCCCGGCGGACGACCCCGGGGTGCCCTGGCCGGGGCTGGTCACCGGTGTGGCGCTGCTGGGCTTTTACTTCTGGTGCACCAATCAGTTTATGGTGCAGCGGGTGCTCTCGGCGAAAAACCTGGACCACGGCCGCTGGGGCGTGCTCTTCGCCGGCCTGCTGAAGCTGCCGGTACTGTTTATCATGGTACTGCCGGGCACCTTTGCCATTCTTCTCTATCCGGATCTGCCCCGGGCGGATCTGGTCTATCCCACGCTGATGTTCGACCTGCTGCCGGTGGGGCTGCTGGGGCTGGTGCTGGCCGGTTTTATCGCCGCGCTGATGTCGCAGATCGACTCCACCCTCAACTCGGCCTCAACGCTGATCACCATGGATTTCGTCAAGCCGCTCCGTCCGTCGCTCACCGCACACCAACTGATGCGCGTGGGCCAGGTGGTGACCTTTATTTTCATGGTATTGGCGGTGGCCTGGGCGCCCCAGATCGAAAACTTCGGCTCGCTGTTCAAGTACCTGCAGAAAATACTCTCCTACGCCGTGCCGCCGGTGCTGGCGCTGTTCCTGGTGGGTTTTTTCTGGCGCGGTGCCAATGCGCATGGGGCGATAGTGACCCTGGTGGTGGGAACCCTTGCGGGTATCGGCCTGTTCCTGGCCAATGAGGTGTGGGACTTGTTCAACCTGCATTTCCTGTATGTGGCGCCAACTCTGTTTGTGTTCTGCGTCCTGGTGCTGGTGGTGGCGAGCAGGTTGAGTCCGCAGGTGCCGTCCGAGAGCGCGCTGGTGTTTACCTGGAAGCCGGAGAGTTTCGCCGAGGAGACCCGCGCGCTGGAGGGGCAGCCGGTGTGGAAAAACTATCGGGTGTTGTCGGTGCTGCTGTTGGCGCTGACCGCGGGGATTGTCGGTGCCTTTTGGTAAACCTCTGTTGAGTCGTCATACCGGCGCAGGCCGGTATCCAGTTCTGTGGCACCTGGGTTCCGGCCTGCGCCGGAATGACGTAGGACAGACACAAAAAAACCGGCCGAGGCCGGTTTTTTTTCGCGCTAAGGGAACTTAGCCTTCTTCTTTCAGATAGCGCTCGCGGGAGGCCAGCACTTCTGCACGTGCCGCTTCGGCGTCGGCCCAACCTTCCACCTTCACCCACTTGCCGGGCTCCAGCGCCTTGTAGTTTTCGAAGTAGTGCTCGATCTGCTTGATCAACAGTTCCGGCAGGTCGGAGATTTCCTGCACGTGGTCGTAGAGTTTGGTCAGCTTGGTGTGGGGGACCGCCAGCAGCTTGGCGTCCACGCCGGACTCATCGGTCATGTTCAGCACGCCGACCACTCGGGAGCGGATCACCGAGCCCACTATCACCGGGTAGGGGGCCACTACCAGCACGTCCAGGGGATCGCCGTCTTCGGACAGGGTCTGGGGCACATAGCCGTAGTTGGCCGGATAGAACATGGGGGTGGCCACGAAGCGGTCCACGAATACTGCGTCCGAATCCTTATCCACCTCGTATTTGATTGGATCGTGGTTGGCGGGGATTTCGATGATGACGTTGATATCGTTGGGCAGGTCCTTACCTGCGGGGATCTTGTCGAAGCTCATTGCTGGTCCTGACTGAAAAATGGGCGAAATTGGGGAGCGCGGATTATAAACCTTGTCTTATAAGGCTGAAAGCGGCGCCCTTAGATCCTTTGGTTCGGGCTATCCTGTAACCAGCCATAACGACAATAGCGGCGGAGGGAATCGATGCTGAATCCACGGGAGGTAAAGACACTCGACGATGCCCGGGCCATCGTCGAGGAGCGCAACCTCAGCCACATCAAGGTGGGCCTGTTCGACAACGACGGAGTGATGCGCGGCAAGTATATGAGCCGCGCCAAGTTCCTCTCCGCGCTGGAGCAGGGTTTCTCCTTCTGCGATGTGGTGCTGGGCTGGGACGTCAAGGACCAGCTCTACGACAACGCCCGCTACACTGGCTGGCACACCGGCTACCCGGACGCGCCGGTGCGCATACTGCCGCACAGCTGCCGCGAGATCCCCTTCGAGGAAGGCATGTTGTTGTTCCTTGCCGAATTCGACCAGGGCGCCCGGGCGGTGTGCCCGCGCGCTACGTTAAGCCGGGTGATAGAACGGAGCCAGGCCCTGGGCTTTGAGCCCCTGGCGGCGCTGGAGTACGAATTCTTCCTGTTCGACGAAACCCCGGACTCCGCGCGGGAGAAGGGCTTCCGCAACCTCAAGCCCTACACCCCCGACTGGTTCGGCTACTCGGTGATCCGCAACTCGGTGCATGCGGAGCTGCACCGGCAGATCCTGGAGTTGGGCGAGCGCATGGATTTCCCCCTGGAAGGGCTGCACACCGAGACGGGCCCCGGGGTGCTGGAGGCTGCCATCGCCGTGGACGGTGCCGAGGCGGCGGCGGACAAGGCGGCGTTGTTCAAGACCTTTATGAAGGTGCTGGCCCAGCGCAACGGCCTGATGGCCACCTTTATGGCCAAATGGTCCGGACAGTATCCGGGGCAGAGCGGGCACATCCACCTCTCCCTGCGCCACCTGGATTCCGGCAAATCCGCCTTTTACAACCCCGAGCAGCCGCAGACGATGAGCGCGCTGCAGCGCCATTTTCTCGCCGGCCAACAACGGCTGATGCCGGAATTTCTGTGCCTGATGGCGCCCACAGTGAACAGCTACCGGCGCCTGGTACCCGGCTTCTGGGCGCCCACCGACGCCACCTGGGGGGTGGAGAACCGCACAACCGCGCTGCGCGCCATCCCCGGCAGCGACAAATCGCAGCGCCTGGAATACCGCCTGGGCGCGGCGGACGCCAATCCCTACCTGGCCCTGGCCGCGGCCCTGGGCTCCGGCCTCTACGGCGTAATGCACGAATGGGAGCCCACCGAGGCGGTGGCCGGCAACGCCTACGCCCTGGAGCACCCGCCGGAACTGGCCCTGCCGCGCACCCTGTGGGAGGCGGCGCAGCGCTTCAAGGCCTCGAAACCCGCGCGCGAACTGTTCGGCGACGAATTCGTGGACCACTTCGCCACCAGCCGCGAGTGGGAGGAGCGGGAATACCGCCGCCACGTGAGCGACTGGGAACTGGATCGCTATTTCGAAATTATTTGATTGGGACTCGGGACCGCGGAGCTCCAGCTCCGCCCCTGGGAACGCCGAGCTCCAGTTCGGCTTGCGGGCCGCAGGCCCGCCACGGGCGAACACAAGGTTCGACCTAAATCTGTTCCATTGACTCGTCATACCGGCGTAGGCCGGTATCCAGTCCCAAGGCACCTGGATTCCGGCCTGCGCCGGAATGACGAAATTAGGGGCGAACCTTGTGTTCGCCCAACCGTGGAAGGTCATCGAAATGAACAAACTGCAATGCATCTCTCCAATCGACAATTCCGTGTACGTAGAGCGTCCCCTTGCGTCGCAAAACGAAATCCAAACCGCACTGGACACCGCCCAAAAAGCCCAAACCGCCTGGAAACAAATCCCATTAACAGAGCGCATCGCCATCACCCGCGCCGCGATCAAAAACTTCACCGCCAAAGAAAGCCAACTCGCCGAAGAACTCTGCTGGATGATGGGCCGCCCCATCCGCCAGGCCCCTTCGGAAATCCGCGGTTTTGCCGAGCGCGCCACCTATATGGCGGATATTGCCGAAGAAGCACTGGCCGATATCCGGCTGCCGGAAAAGCCCGGCTTTGTCCGTTTTATCCGTCGCGAACCGCTGGGGGTGGCACTGGTGATCGCGCCCTGGAACTATCCCTACCTCACCGCGGTAAACGCGGTGGTGCCGGCGCTGCTGGCCGGCAATGCGGTGCTGCTCAAACACTCGGCGCAGACGCCCCTGGCCGCCGAGCGCATGGTGGAGGCATTTGTCGAGGCGGGGCTGCCGCGGGGCGTATTCCAGTACCTGCACCTGAACCATGGGGATATAGAGCGGCTGGTCGGGTCCCCGGCAATCAAGCATCTCTCCTTCACCGGCTCGGTGAAGGTCGGTGCCGCGATGGAATACGCGGCAGCGGGGCGTTTTATCGGCGTCGGCCTGGAGCTGGGCGGCAAGGACCCGGCCTATGTGCGCGCCGATGCCGACCTGCAATACGCGGTGGAAACCGCAATCGACGGCGCCTTCTTCAATTCCGGGCAATCCTGCTGCGGCATAGAGCGCATCTATGTGCACGAGGCGCTGTACGAGGATTTCGT carries:
- a CDS encoding sodium:solute symporter; the protein is MIESTADLGLHGIDLTIVGVYFVATIAIGLYLSRKHDNAEDYFLAGRAMLWPFIGLSLFASNISSTTLIGLAGDAYSSGIAVYNYEWMAAVVLVFFAVFFLPVILRTGLYTMPEMLERRFDYRARRYFSVLTIFLNIVVDTAGSLYAGALVLKLIFPDFPIWQMVALLAIVAGIYTISGGLAAVMYTDTIQAVLLVVGSVVITIFALDKAGGWENVLAQVSADKLSLVRPADDPGVPWPGLVTGVALLGFYFWCTNQFMVQRVLSAKNLDHGRWGVLFAGLLKLPVLFIMVLPGTFAILLYPDLPRADLVYPTLMFDLLPVGLLGLVLAGFIAALMSQIDSTLNSASTLITMDFVKPLRPSLTAHQLMRVGQVVTFIFMVLAVAWAPQIENFGSLFKYLQKILSYAVPPVLALFLVGFFWRGANAHGAIVTLVVGTLAGIGLFLANEVWDLFNLHFLYVAPTLFVFCVLVLVVASRLSPQVPSESALVFTWKPESFAEETRALEGQPVWKNYRVLSVLLLALTAGIVGAFW
- a CDS encoding ROK family transcriptional regulator, translating into MSRGSNSSGLRRYNERVLLAALRQRGTASKSDLARSANLTAQAVTRIVDDLEETGLVLREGRRLGGKGQPSTLYALNPRGAYAIGVKVGRRGVEVLLMDFGGRILHKLEYEREMPGPAFVLEHIESGMAELVAKLSPQETRKLMGVGVAMPWFMGAWSRELEISPERVREWEEVNFAEELQARTSLPVFFENDCSAAAAAEQQFGDGEDNFLYVYLGTFIGGGLILNGNLEPGVHGNAGALASMPVPRSGLDSVPAPAGPFDALYNRASLFGLRRHLNAHGIDLAFVSDLETVMDTARPLVQEWMEDCADALVFALLSAVGILDLQAIVIDAVLPRYLLDELVGMVSRRMRQAAQADLFVPVIRAGALGADAVAVGGAILPFYSNFAPDKTVLLKGGVPERVSV
- the ppa gene encoding inorganic diphosphatase → MSFDKIPAGKDLPNDINVIIEIPANHDPIKYEVDKDSDAVFVDRFVATPMFYPANYGYVPQTLSEDGDPLDVLVVAPYPVIVGSVIRSRVVGVLNMTDESGVDAKLLAVPHTKLTKLYDHVQEISDLPELLIKQIEHYFENYKALEPGKWVKVEGWADAEAARAEVLASRERYLKEEG
- a CDS encoding TonB-dependent receptor domain-containing protein, whose product is MREQETVRRGGNSRARNPFAPRLLALAVAGALVQPALADDLLELEEVMVTASPRPVSKMESSTSVSSMNTDDLANYAPRSTAEAFRNIPGIRAEASGGEGNANIAVRGLPVASGGAKFLQLQEDGLPVMQFGDIAFGNADIFLRLDSTVGRVESIRGGSASTFASNSPGGVINVISKTGEEAIGSASATVGLDYDSVRTDFEYGGPLADGWRYHVGGFYREGDGPRDAGYTGNSGGQIKANLTREFDNGYARVYFKHLDDKAVSYMPMPARAGGGSITGYDILEDTLQTPLLKTNLGIGDDGNTRRSDITDGMHPVYTAVGTELSFDLGDSWTVTDRFRKAFVDGGFNTPFPAEIGDAQGIAESIGGAGASLVYANGSQAGTAIADPGALNGNGLAMRMHLFDVEFNDFGSYTNDLKISKSFDSATLTFGYYAASQTIDMSWLWNSYLMEVKGDKAALLDVADADGNLQTDNGLLAYGVPFWGNCCTRNYDTEYDIRAPYVSLEWLLGDLTLDASLRHDSGSANGSYAGTVQMVDVDVNGDGTISVPEQSVSFVDNENALPVDYDWSYTSYSVGANYLLTEDLAVFGRLSHGGRANADRLLFGPNVLPDGGLLDDDAAVDEVDQVETGVKYRRDNLGLFVTAFYAETEEQNFEATTQTFFDRDYKAQGVEFEGSYQMGDFNLSGSVTWTDAEIASDKLNPSLVGNTPRRQADWIYALTPSYTTDRYSVGVNIIGTSDAYAQDNNDLKFDAYTQANLFANYFITPAVSVSLNVNNLFDEEGLTEAEEGSMTENGIIRARSINGRTSSVTFKYEF
- a CDS encoding glutamine synthetase, translated to MLNPREVKTLDDARAIVEERNLSHIKVGLFDNDGVMRGKYMSRAKFLSALEQGFSFCDVVLGWDVKDQLYDNARYTGWHTGYPDAPVRILPHSCREIPFEEGMLLFLAEFDQGARAVCPRATLSRVIERSQALGFEPLAALEYEFFLFDETPDSAREKGFRNLKPYTPDWFGYSVIRNSVHAELHRQILELGERMDFPLEGLHTETGPGVLEAAIAVDGAEAAADKAALFKTFMKVLAQRNGLMATFMAKWSGQYPGQSGHIHLSLRHLDSGKSAFYNPEQPQTMSALQRHFLAGQQRLMPEFLCLMAPTVNSYRRLVPGFWAPTDATWGVENRTTALRAIPGSDKSQRLEYRLGAADANPYLALAAALGSGLYGVMHEWEPTEAVAGNAYALEHPPELALPRTLWEAAQRFKASKPARELFGDEFVDHFATSREWEEREYRRHVSDWELDRYFEII